The Skermanella rosea sequence GGCCGGCTGGTCGCCCGGCACCCGCGGATCGTCGTCACCGACGTGGAGTGCGCGCTGGAAACCCGTTTCACGGCGGAGACCCTGGCCAGACTGCACCGGTACTTCCCGCGGACCCGGTTCGTCTGGCTGATGGGGGCCGACAACCTGACCCAGATCCCGCGCTGGCAGAACTGGACGCGAATCTTTAACGGGACACCCGTTGCAGTCTTCAGTCGTCCTCCATATTCTTTAAGTGCGTTGCACGGCCAAGCCGCGCAACGCTACAGGTGTCGCCGGGTCGGCCAGGCCCGGGCCCGGGGGCTCGCGGAAATGCAGCCGCCGGCCTGGGTGTTTTTCCAGAACCCGTTGCATCCGGCATCGGCGACGGAAATCCGGAAGCGTCGCGCGCAGGCAGCGGCGGCGGCTTCCGGCGGTCAACCGGTTCAATAGAGGTGAAAGCCATAGCTACGTTCATGCAACAGACCCCTGAAAACGGGTCGAACTCGCAACAGCTCCCCCATATGGAACTCTCCCATATGGACCTGCCCAGGCAGCTCAGCGAGCTGGTCGTCAAGTCTCTGGACGACGACAAGGCCGAGGACATCGTCGTGATCGACCTCGCCGGCAAAACC is a genomic window containing:
- a CDS encoding nicotinate-nucleotide adenylyltransferase; the encoded protein is MRRVTLYGGRTWAGRRVGLLGGSFNPAHEGHRHISLLALKLLDLDYVWWLVSPQNPLKSTRDMASLEERLAGGRLVARHPRIVVTDVECALETRFTAETLARLHRYFPRTRFVWLMGADNLTQIPRWQNWTRIFNGTPVAVFSRPPYSLSALHGQAAQRYRCRRVGQARARGLAEMQPPAWVFFQNPLHPASATEIRKRRAQAAAAASGGQPVQ